A genomic segment from Triticum dicoccoides isolate Atlit2015 ecotype Zavitan chromosome 1A, WEW_v2.0, whole genome shotgun sequence encodes:
- the LOC119291498 gene encoding auxin-responsive protein IAA19-like, giving the protein MPPPKLQARDYIGLGPAAPSASSCSSSASGDAGPHLALRLGLPGRDHPEAAVDAALTLGPAPATAPVPHRGGAKRGFADSLDRSPAAAAGAAGEEDKHKGEAAAAGAGAPPAAKAQVVGWPPVRSYRKNTLAANATKTKAENKGRSEAGCCYVKVSMDGAPYLRKVDLKTYSSYDNLSLELEKMFSCFITGKSSSCKTSTRDRLTDGSRADALQDQEYVLTYEDKDADWMLVGDLPWDLFTTTCRKLRIMRGSDAAGMAPR; this is encoded by the exons ATGCCGCCGCCCAAGCTCCAAGCGCGCGACTACATCGGCCTCGGCCCCGCCGCGCCCTCCgcttcctcctgctcctcctccgcctcgggcGACGCCGGCCCGCACCTCGCCCTCCGCCTCGGCCTGCCCGGCCGCGACCACCCggaggccgccgtcgacgccgcGCTCACGCTAGGGCCGGCTCCAGCTACTGCTCCCGTCCCTCACAGGGGCGGCGCCAAGCGCGGGTTCGCCGACTCGCTCGACCGCTCCCCTGCCGCTGCTGCCGGGGCTGCCGGGGAGGAAGACAAGCACAAgggcgaagccgccgccgccggagccggagCTCCTCCAGCCGCCAA GGCACAAGTTGTTGGATGGCCGCCTGTTCGGAGCTACCGTAAGAACACGCTAGCCGCCAATGCCACAAAGACCAAGGCGGAGAACAAAGGTAGAAGCGAGGCAGGGTGCTGCTATGTCAAGGTCAGCATGGATGGAGCCCCGTACCTAAGGAAAGTCGATCTTAAGACTTACTCCAGCTATGACAACCTTTCCCTGGAGCTGGAGAAGATGTTCAGCTGCTTCATCACTG GCAAAAGTAGTTCCTGCAAAACTTCGACGAGAGACAGGCTCACTGATGGTTCTAGGGCTGATGCTCTTCAGGACCAAGAGTATGTACTTAcctatgaagacaaggatgctgacTGGATGCTTGTTGGTGATCTTCCTTGGGA CTTGTTTACCACTACTTGTCGGAAACTGAGAATCATGAGAGGCTCTGATGCTGCTGGAATGG CCCCAAGATAG
- the LOC119291507 gene encoding glutamate receptor 3.5-like isoform X2, giving the protein MGAPRLTPPLLLVLLAAAGRAATVAGAGARPSEVAVGALFTYDSVIGRAARLAIDLAVDDVNADRTVLAATRLSLVAQDTNCSGFLGTIEALELMEKNVVAVIGPQSSGIGHVISHVVNELHVPLLSFAATDPTLSASEYPYFIRTTMSDYFQMNAIASIVDYYQWKEVTAIFVDDDYGRGGVSALGDALAAKRAKISHKAAIPPNSNTQVINDVLFRANMMESRVMVVHANPDTGMKIFSVANKLQMMASGYVWIVTDWLAAVLDSSASGDLKGMSHIQGLIVLRQHTSESDAKDKFITKWNNAARSRGITSGLNSYGFYAYDSVWAVARGINKFLDNGQQVNFSTDPRLHRSNDSTLQLSTLKVFDGGEQMLQQLLLTNFTGLTGLVQFGPDRNLVRPAYDILNVGGSGSRLIGYWSNYSGLSVAAPETLYQKPPNASSVAQRLYNVVWPGDSTTTPKGWVFPNNGQPLRVGVPIKASFKELVAGGRGSDNVTGYCVDIFNAAIRLLPYPVPCQFITIGDGKKNPNYDDIISMIADNSLDAAVGDFAIVRNRTKMAEFTQPYIESGLVIVAPVQRAPSSAWAFMKPFTLEMWCVTCALFIFVGIVVWILEHRTNEEFRGSPRRQIITIIWFSFSTMFFSHRQNTGSALGRFVLIICYLQE; this is encoded by the exons ATGGGCGCGCCTCGGCTGACGCCTCCGCTGCTCCTGGTGCTGCTCGCCGCCGCGGGGAGGGCGGCCACGGTGGCGGGGGCCGGGGCGCGGCCGAGCGAGGTCGCCGTGGGCGCGCTCTTCACCTACGACTCCGTCATTGGCCGCGCGGCGCGGCTCGCCATCGACCTCGCCGTCGACGACGTCAACGCGGACCGCACCGTGCTCGCGGCCACCCGGCTCAGCCTCGTCGCCCAGGACACCAACTGCAGCGGCTTCCTCGGGACCATCGAAG CATTGGAGCTAATGGAGAAAAATGTAGTTGCTGTTATTGGCCCACAATCATCTGGAATAGGCCATGTCATCTCCCATGTTGTTAACGAGCTACATGTTCCTCTTCTATCATTTGCGGCCACAGATCCGACGCTTTCCGCGTCAGAGTATCCTTACTTCATAAGGACAACCATGAGTGACTACTTCCAGATGAATGCCATTGCTAGCATTGTTGATTACTACCAGTGGAAAGAGGTGACTGCTATATTCGTCGATGATGATTATGGGCGAGGTGGCGTGTCGGCCCTCGGCGACGCACTTGCAGCAAAGAGGGCAAAGATTTCACACAAAGCAGCCATTCCTCCAAATTCAAACACACAGGTGATCAATGATGTGTTGTTCAGAgcaaatatgatggaatcaagggtcaTGGTTGTGCATGCAAATCCTGACACAGGGATGAAGATATTTTCTGTTGCCAACAAGCTCCAGATGATGGCCAGTGGCTATGTCTGGATAGTGACTGACTGGCTAGCTGCTGTCCTGGATTCCTCGGCGTCTGGAGATCTTAAAGGTATGAGTCATATTCAGGGACTGATTGTTCTTCGTCAGCACACTTCTGAGTCTGATGCCAAGGACAAGTTCATAACCAAATGGAACAACGCCGCTCGTAGCAGAGGCATTACTTCTGGCTTGAATTCATATGGTTTCTATGCATATGACTCTGTCTGGGCTGTCGCTCGTGGCATCAATAAATTTCTTGATAATGGGCAGCAGGTCAACTTCTCTACAGATCCAAGGCTGCACCGTTCAAATGATAGTACTTTGCAGCTGTCAACTCTCAAGGTATTTGATGGTGGTGAGCAGATGCTGCAGCAGCTTCTGCTCACGAATTTCACAGGCCTTACTGGTCTGGTGCAATTTGGTCCGGACCGCAACCTGGTACGCCCAGCATATGATATCCTTAATGTGGGTGGTTCTGGCTCCCGGTTGATTGGCTACTGGTCCAACTACTCAGGCCTCTCTGTCGCTGCTCCTGAAACTTTGTATCAGAAGCCACCAAATGCTTCTTCAGTTGCCCAACGGCTCTACAATGTCGTCTGGCCGGGTGATTCCACCACTACACCTAAGGGGTGGGTTTTCCCAAACAATGGCCAGCCTCTGCGCGTCGGTGTTCCGATCAAGGCAAGCTTCAAGGAGTTAGTGGCAGGTGGCAGGGGCTCTGATAATGTGACTGGCTATTGCGTTGATATATTCAACGCGGCAATCAGACTGCTTCCTTATCCGGTTCCTTGCCAGTTCATAACAATCGGGGATGGTAAAAAGAACCCTAACTACGACGACATTATTAGTATGATTGCTGACAAT TCTCTTGATGCAGCTGTAGGAGACTTTGCCATTGTGAGAAACAGAACAAAGATGGCAGAATTCACGCAGCCTTATATTGAGTCGGGGCTTGTGATAGTAGCACCGGTGCAAAGAGCACCTTCGAGTGCCTGGGCTTTCATGAAACCCTTTACATTGGAGATGTGGTGTGTAACATGCGCTCTTTTTATTTTTGTGGGGATTGTTGTTTGGATTCTTGAACATCGGACCAATGAGGAGTTCCGAGGCTCTCCGCGACGACAAATTATAACAATAATTTG GTTTAGCTTCTCAACAATGTTCTTCTCACACA GA